CGACGACTCCGCAATCGCCATCCACCTGGGCATGAGCGGCCAATTGCGCGTGGAAGCTCCGTACACTCCCGATACGCTGCCCGGACGCCACACCAGGGCCGCTTTCGACATCGCCCTGCCGGACGGCGCTCGGCACCTAATCAACTTCAACGATCAGCGCACCTTTGGTTGGGTCTGGGCCTGTGAAATGGTCGAATCCCATGGACGCGTGGTTCCGGAACCCGCAGCCAAGATCGCGCCCGATCTATTGGAGCCCACCGTCGATGTGGTTGCACTTGCACACCGCATGATGAAGTCGCGTTCACCGATCAAGGCCGTATTGCTCAACCAGAACATTGTGTCGGGTATCGGCAACATCTATGCCGACGAAATGCTTTGGGCGGCGAAGGTCGATGGTCGCGTGCCGGCGTGTGACCTTTCGGTCCGTCGTTTAGCGAAGCTTTTGCGCGAGGGACAATCCGTGCTCGAACGGGCGCTAGCGGCCGGCGGCACGAGCTTCGATGCGTTATATGTGCATGTCAACGGCGAAAGCGGCTATTTTGAGCGGAGCTTGAACGCCTATGGACAAGCGGGGGAGCCGTGCCCGAGGTGTGGGCGCGCAATTGTCCGTCTGCCATTTGGGAATAGATCGAGTTATCTGTGTCCCACCTGTCAGCGCTAGAATTTCCTTATGAGTTTCATGGAGCAAGCAACCGACTGGGTAAATGCTTGGAATGACAAGTACTGGCTGCTCAT
The sequence above is drawn from the Corynebacterium jeikeium genome and encodes:
- a CDS encoding bifunctional DNA-formamidopyrimidine glycosylase/DNA-(apurinic or apyrimidinic site) lyase, which gives rise to MPELPEVESVRRGLDTYVVGGRIDDSFVYNARAVRRQPGGAAEFTGRTRGRTVVATDRRGKFMWLTLDDDSAIAIHLGMSGQLRVEAPYTPDTLPGRHTRAAFDIALPDGARHLINFNDQRTFGWVWACEMVESHGRVVPEPAAKIAPDLLEPTVDVVALAHRMMKSRSPIKAVLLNQNIVSGIGNIYADEMLWAAKVDGRVPACDLSVRRLAKLLREGQSVLERALAAGGTSFDALYVHVNGESGYFERSLNAYGQAGEPCPRCGRAIVRLPFGNRSSYLCPTCQR